Proteins encoded by one window of Sulfurospirillum barnesii SES-3:
- a CDS encoding type Z 30S ribosomal protein S14 — protein MAKKSMIAKAARKPKFQVRAYTRCQICGRPHSVYRDFGICRICLRKMANEGLIPGLKKASW, from the coding sequence ATGGCTAAAAAATCAATGATTGCAAAGGCTGCTAGAAAGCCTAAGTTTCAAGTAAGAGCATACACACGATGTCAAATTTGTGGACGTCCACACTCTGTTTACAGAGATTTTGGTATCTGCAGAATTTGTCTTCGTAAAATGGCAAATGAGGGTCTTATTCCAGGCCTCAAAAAAGCAAGCTGGTAA
- the rplE gene encoding 50S ribosomal protein L5, whose translation MNRLQEKFNAEVQPALVKEFNIANSMLAPKIEKIVISVGAGEEGKDTKLLQNIVDTISLIAGQKAVVANAKKSVAGFKVRAGYPVGVKVSLRKENMYAFLDKLISVALPRVKDFRGLPRSGFDGRANYNFGLNEQLMFPEVEYDNIMKTHGMNITVVTTASNDKEAFRLLELIGLPFAKGK comes from the coding sequence ATGAACAGATTGCAAGAGAAATTTAATGCTGAAGTGCAACCAGCATTGGTCAAAGAGTTTAATATTGCTAATTCTATGTTGGCTCCTAAAATCGAAAAAATCGTTATCAGCGTTGGCGCTGGTGAAGAAGGTAAAGATACGAAGTTATTGCAAAATATCGTCGATACCATCTCTCTAATCGCTGGTCAAAAAGCGGTTGTTGCGAATGCTAAAAAATCCGTTGCGGGTTTTAAAGTACGTGCAGGATACCCTGTAGGGGTTAAAGTCTCCCTTCGCAAAGAGAATATGTACGCATTTTTGGATAAGCTCATTTCTGTAGCACTTCCAAGAGTAAAAGATTTTAGAGGTCTTCCGCGATCTGGATTTGATGGAAGAGCAAACTATAACTTTGGTTTAAATGAGCAATTGATGTTCCCAGAGGTTGAGTATGATAATATCATGAAAACTCACGGAATGAATATTACAGTCGTAACAACTGCTAGCAATGATAAAGAAGCATTTAGACTTCTTGAACTCATTGGTTTGCCGTTCGCAAAAGGTAAATAA
- the rplX gene encoding 50S ribosomal protein L24 gives MATKMKIKKGDTVKVIAGDDKGKEAKVVQVLPKTSQVVVEGCKVAKKAIKPSESNPKGGFANVEKPIHVSNVAKVEGK, from the coding sequence ATGGCAACAAAGATGAAAATTAAAAAAGGCGATACTGTTAAAGTAATCGCAGGCGACGATAAAGGTAAAGAGGCAAAAGTTGTTCAAGTTTTGCCAAAAACTTCACAAGTCGTTGTTGAGGGTTGCAAAGTAGCAAAAAAAGCCATTAAGCCAAGTGAGAGTAATCCAAAAGGTGGTTTTGCTAATGTTGAAAAACCAATTCATGTCTCTAATGTGGCTAAAGTAGAGGGTAAATAA
- the rplN gene encoding 50S ribosomal protein L14 has protein sequence MIQSFTRLAVADNSGAKEIMCIKVLGGSKRRYATVGDVIIASVKKALPSGKVKKGQVVKAVIVRTKKEIQRENGSLIRFDENAAVILDNKREPIGTRIFGPVGREVRYANFMKIVSLAPEVL, from the coding sequence ATGATTCAAAGTTTTACAAGATTAGCAGTAGCTGATAACAGTGGTGCTAAAGAGATCATGTGTATTAAAGTTCTAGGCGGTAGTAAACGTCGTTATGCAACCGTGGGTGATGTAATCATTGCGTCTGTTAAAAAAGCATTACCAAGTGGTAAAGTGAAAAAAGGGCAAGTGGTAAAAGCGGTTATCGTTAGAACAAAAAAAGAGATCCAAAGAGAAAATGGCTCATTGATTCGTTTTGATGAAAATGCTGCTGTTATTCTTGATAACAAAAGAGAGCCAATCGGTACACGTATTTTCGGACCAGTCGGTCGTGAAGTTCGTTATGCTAACTTTATGAAAATCGTATCTTTGGCGCCGGAGGTATTATAA
- the rpsQ gene encoding 30S ribosomal protein S17, whose protein sequence is MALKREIQGVVVQKAGDKTITVLVERRVMHPRYRKFVKRFKKYLVHDESNQVKIGDTVSAIECRPLSKRKSFRLSAIVKVGVE, encoded by the coding sequence ATGGCTTTAAAACGAGAGATTCAAGGCGTAGTTGTTCAAAAAGCAGGCGATAAAACAATCACTGTTTTAGTTGAAAGACGCGTTATGCATCCACGATATCGTAAATTCGTGAAACGTTTCAAAAAATACCTAGTCCATGACGAGAGCAACCAAGTCAAAATCGGTGACACGGTAAGTGCTATTGAGTGCAGACCACTTTCAAAAAGAAAGTCTTTTAGACTCAGTGCTATTGTTAAAGTAGGAGTTGAATAA
- the rpmC gene encoding 50S ribosomal protein L29, whose product MKYIDLNSKSASELAELLKEKKVLLFTLRQKLKTMQLTNPNEIKEVRRDIARINTAISAQVRGN is encoded by the coding sequence ATGAAGTATATTGATTTAAATAGCAAAAGCGCATCAGAGCTTGCAGAATTGTTAAAAGAGAAAAAGGTTCTTTTGTTTACATTAAGACAAAAGTTAAAAACAATGCAACTGACTAATCCGAATGAGATTAAAGAAGTTAGAAGAGATATCGCACGTATTAATACGGCTATTTCTGCTCAAGTAAGGGGTAACTAA